The genomic region GAAAGGGCATTCTGGCCCCAGCGTGACGAGTGAGTTGGGACGGAGCAGGAGTAAAAGAGACCATTAGAGTCTCTCCATCCAGGTGAGAGACCTGTGGCTTGGACTTGGGTGCTCATAATGTAGGTGATGAGAAAATGGATGAAACATATTTTGGTGGATTGGATACGGAGCTAAGAAAGTGGGAAATGACAAAGGCGAcccccaggtttctggcttgtgTAACCAGGTGGATGGGTTGCTAACTTCATGAAAGACATAGAGCTTTCTGTCCTGTGACTGATGGAGGAAGAACTGCTTTATGGCTCCCATAAAGTGAACGATCCCTCAATTTTTTTAGGCTTGGAAGCCAAAGCCGCcctttttggtttttctctttctgcatgGCATTCTCAGGTACCTATTCACTGAGTCAGAaacctcctccccatcctcctggtGCCCTACCATCCCTATTCTGTTGATTCTGCTTCCCACACATGGTCCGGccctggttctgtttctccattCTTAGTGCTTCAGCCTGCTTTAGGTCTTCATTGCTTTTCACTCACTTTGTTGTGGAAATGTGTTACTGGTTTTCCTGCCTTCATTCTCCTGCTATGCTGCTTGATTTGCCATTCTGCTGCCAGAGTGGTCTCTCTTACCTGATGGATTACTACTGGTCTTCCTAGAGGGTTTGCTTCTGCCCTTGCGCTCTGCAGAATATTCTCAACAGAACATCCATAGGGAtacctactttttttaaaagattttatttatttgagagagagagagcgcatgtgcacgagcaggggggagaggcagagggagagggagaagcaggctccccgctgagcagggagcctgatgcaggactctatcccaggatcctgagatcatgacctgagcttaaggcaaatgcttaaccgactgagccacccaggtgtcggGATACCTTTAAATCTTAAGTCAAATTGTGTCTCTCCTCTATTTAGAACCCTCATCCAGGGGTTTCCCATCTTATACAGAGTAAGTGCCAAACAGAAGTACAAGGTTCTCCATGCTCTGGCCACCTGCTTTCTCATCTCTCCTTGCTGTCCCTGCCAGGTCACTCCTGCTCAGGATCTTTGATTACCCGGTTCCCTCTTACAGGAATGCTTTTCCTGTAAATATGCACATCACCTACTGCTCACCTCCTTCAGGCCTTTGTCCAAGTGTCCCCTCAGTGAGGCTTCCCTGACCATCTTATTTAAAGTGGCAATGTGCTCCCCCTCCTCCAACACCCCATCCTGGCACtccctgtctttttttctgtttgtttttaattttacttattttttattttgtttttatactacatattttacttgttaattttgtttgttaTCTCTTCTCATAACATCAGCTCTATAGgggaaagaatttttatttgtccTACTCTTCTATTTCAAGCACTTAGAACACTATCTGACATGcagtaagcactcaatatttgttgacttaattctttgttgtttttaaaagtttatctatttattttagtaatctctacacccaacgtggggctctaactcacgaccccaggatcaaaagtcacatgctctacccaccaaaccagccaagtgcccctaatTATTTATTATAGAATTTACTCTCCTGCCTAAAACGCTGTGCTCACCTTTTGCTCTAATCATACTTCACAACTAGTACATTCTCTCCCACCCCTGTGCTTTTATGCATGCAACTTGGCCTGCCAAGAATGCCCTTCTCTTCCTCATTGGCTTGGCAGCTCCTACTCATTCTTCTTAAGTAGCTCAAGTCTCATCTCTGGATTGTCTTTCTAACCCCCAGCTTCTTGTTAATTTTGTTGCACACTTGCATCCCTTTGTGTAGTACCTGCTGTTTTGTTTACGCACGTCTCCTCTCCtgactgaattcttttttttttttttttaaagattttatttatttaattgacagagagggagagacagtgagagaggtaacacaaacagggggagtgggagagggagaagcaggcctcccgccgagcagggagcccgatcgatcccaggaccccgggatcatgacctgagctgaaggcagtcacctaaccaactgagccacccaggcgcccctctgactGAATTCTTTGAGAGCAGAAATGCTTAGCTTGCTGTCTTATCACCCATTATTATGATGTTTGGCACATGACAAATGCTTGATAGGTAATTGTTGAAtgcatgtgaatgtgtgtatatttCTGCCGTCACTTTGACTTTTTAGCCACTTGACCTATTGATTCAGTTACCTGTCTGAAAGATGGAGTGCTTTCTCCTTGCCTCCTTAGAGAGATTTGTTGTCTGTGCTCAAGGACTTTGCATACAGCTAATGTTCTGGGACCACCCCATCTCCAggctgtctgcttctctcttctggGTGAGGCAGCTGGCTCTGGAATCCCAATCATGGTTCTTCTCTTTCACTAGGTCTGAGACTTTGGCCAAGTTAGCTTCCACTCTGAGCCTCTGAAATGGGCACTGTCACCCGTACCGTGTAACGTTactgtgaggactaaatgaggtGTCACTAACTACAGCAGCGTGAGCACTGGATGTAATAAGCGATCGTGGTAGCGGTGATTGTCATCGTTGTCATCATCATCCTCCCCCGCAACCCAGAACATACTCCCTGAGACTTTCCGTCTTTTCTGTCTTGGTGTCCAGGAGGGCCAGGAGAATGTTGAGATCCTCCCCTCTGGAGAGCGACCACAGGCCAACCAGAAGCGAATCACCACACCGTATATGACGAAGTATGAGCGAGCACGTGTACTCGGCACCCGTGCCCTCCAGATCGCGTGAGTGTATGCCCCTTCATGATCTTTTCCATCGGTCAGGCCATGGTGAGCTTCCGAGCTATTGATGTGGCCCAGCAGACACCTGAAAACACTCTCCCTGCTCTCACGTGCTAAACAAGGCTGGTGCTgtctctgtgtgccaggcactatattagattcctgccctcagggagtttGTGATCCAATGGGAGAAATAGAACATGACCATCTGAGAAGCCAAATAACAGTATAGTAGGAACATAAAAATACAGAACTCGAGTGCCTGTCAGGTTAgtgaagcaaaacaaagaaagaaagaagtgtgaATACAGGGAGCCGTAGACCCTTGTGGGCTGGTTAGTCAAGGGGGCTGTGGCAGCACCTGTCTGGCTTAAGGTGGTTCTTGACTCGAGGTAGACTGTGGCCAGCCCCGAGGAGTGGGGATCCCCTCCACGTAGAGGCAGATCAgacctttcctttcttcccaggtTTGGAGCCAGGTGAAGAATAACAAGATTTAGGAACTAGCCAGTAGACAGGTAGAGATCAAAATGTCCACTGATTGCATATTCACCCTGTCAGCCATAGGCAGTGCAGGCACCCAGGAGCTGTGTCTGCCAAGCCAGGGTTGGGGGTGAACAGACCTGGAAACACCCTCCCTTGTAGGCAGGTGGCTTTGAGAAAGCAGGGACTGTCGACGCTGGGCTACAGGTAACAGCTTTTTCTCCCAGAATCTCCTCTTGGGAGTTATTCCTCCTTCCTGGGGAGGAGTGAGTCGGGGGATAGAGAGGGGCAGAAGTGTTATTGGTTACTCTAATAGAATGTCCTCCCCAGGGAAACACAGGCTGAGGAAATgaacccccaccccaaacatCTTATAAGCTGGTGTGAGAAATGGTGGGTATCTGGAGGAATGGGTGCTTTAAGTAGGGAATAGTGGAAAATTGGCTAGAAAGAAAAGCTGGGGTCAGCTCTGTGGAGTCCTGCATGCTGGAGGAGATTCTAATCtgtgtttccttctttgttttcaaaCAGCATTGGGCTTTATCCTCTCTAGTCCTACGGGGTAAAGATGACCACCGTATCCACTTTGAACAGGATTTTATGGGTGGGCAACACTGTTCCTCATCTTCAAAGTAGTAGACCTCTCTAGCCTGGTGGTACTCCTGGCTGGTCTGGGTGGAATTAGAGCTGCACTCACTatgataattttgataatttttaggTCAGGATCCTCTGGGTCTGTACCATCAattatggtagccactagctacatgtggccaTTTAagttaagtaaaaattttttttaaggattttatttatttatttgtcagagagatgagagagcgagcataagcagagggaacagcaggcagagggagaagcaggctccccaccgagcagggagcctgatgcggggctcgatcccaggccctgggatcatgacccgagcttaaggcagatgcccaaccgactgagccacccaggcgcccctaaaagttcagattttcaGTCTaattagccacatttcaggtgctcagtagccacatgtggctaggggCTCCATAATGGATAGTGCTGATAgaggacatttccatcattgcagaacaTTCCAGTGGACAGCGCTTGTCCAGGCTAAAAATGATCCAGCAGAAAGAataacttataaattatttttcaaacaagTGAATGATTCTCTGCAAGCTTAAAGTCTTTCAGCATTGAGTGAGGTAATGTGCTTGCACCTGTTGCGGAGGTGAAGCTGACTACAGAtggccccaggcccccaggcctccAGGTGTTCGCCGCCTGCTGGGGGGAGATGGCTCACAAAGAACCAGAACCCACAGCAGATGGGCGCTGTGCTTTAAAGAAGGCacgaggaaggagggaagggagtcactgtaggggtgcctgggagagCCCAGGATGGGTAAAGGCCGGTGGTTTTGAGGGTATACCAGGTGCCAGAGACAGCACAAGGAGGGGCAGGCAAGGCATGGATTGTGGTGGGGGAATGGCAAGTAGCTGGGCTGGAGAAGGCTGGAAAAGATGTCACCGGTGCCTTGAGTGACAAGTTCAGAAGATCAGCGTGCATTTGGTGGGCAGTGTGGGGCACTCAAAAGTTGGGAGGCAGACATTCAGTACACTACCAAGTCCCAGTGTCCTGCTTTGTTTTGAGAGAGAAGCTTGGTTCAACTTAGTTGGGTCTATTGTGCTCCTTCTATGTAAGGGCTAGGACGCTGTCTGGTGGTTCCCTGATTGCTGTAGGCCCTCGGACAGCCAGGGCTGTATCTTGTCACCTAGTACCAGGCATGGGACCCTGCACCTTGTAGGTGctgaacaaacatttcttggattttttttgaaGTCTCACTCTGGTTCATTAGCACCACCTGGCGGCTGATGTTTACCACAGCCATTTCCTGAGGATCATTGCCAAGTTTGTGGGGTCCCTGGTGCAGGACAAAATACCCAAGGGCACACTCATGATTCCCACATTGTATGCACAAGGCTGGATGAATGGACTTGAATTATTTATATCTTGAAAGAAATAAGGTGTACGCAGATCAGGAAATTATTTATATCTTGAAAGAAATAAGGTGTACGCAGATCAGGAAAATAAGGTGTACGCTACATTCTTTAAAGCTTTAAATTTTGGGGAAATTTAAATACTTGAGAGGGGATATGGGGAAAGTTAAACATTTGGTCTCTGCCCCTGGGAAATTTTCAGGCTTTTGGGAGTAacagaaatcaaaataataataaaattagtaaattacATTGTGTAAACTGGTGGCTTTCAGACTGGCTATGATCACAATCACCTGGTGAGCTTTCAAATGCAGGTTCTCAGGCTTCACTAGAATTTCTATTCAGAGAGTCTGGAGCAGGACCTGAGAGCCTGTATTTTTAGCATGTTCTCCTAGTAATTCTGATGATTGTCGGGTTTGGGATCCATTCGTGTAAACTTGTGTTGAAATCATGAATGGTGGCTTCCTAGAGGAGGTAGGCCTAGAATTGGCATTCCTCCTGTTCATTTTGAGAGCCTCTGCTGCGGGCCGAGTGTTGTATTAGGGTGTGTGGTCCCGGGCCACCAGGTGCTCATGGTCTAATGCAGAAGACTTCAAATAAGCAACTACAGTACAGGGAGATTGAGAAGGGCGCTGAGCATTGCCAGAGTAGGGATTTCCAGGGCAGAGATTGCCAGAGTAGAGAAATGTGAGCCTCTCCCAGGCTTGTAAGGAGAGGAAGAGCTTATAAGAGGATGCAGAAGGGAGCCAGCAGGGTGTGTCCGGGGAACCATGGGAGTTTGGTATGGTGGGAACGTGGGATAAGTATAGGCAAGTACATGAGAAGGTGCTACTAGAAAGGTGAGCAGACTGGGTTCTGCCTGATGGCCGTGGGGTGTCGTGGAAGGGTTGTAAAGAGGTGAGCACCTGACCACAGGCCCTGTGTGGAGGTTGGAAGACCAAGACCCTGAGGGGTGTTGCCTGGATAGAGGAGGAAAATGAGCTGGCTGGGCCCTGAGGCAGGCCTGAGGAGTTGGGTTAGAGCTAGCCTCTGCATGGCCAATCCTTTGTGCTGGAATACTCTGCTGTGGGGGCCAGGCTCAGGAGTCTGTGGAAGGCCCTTGGCAAGCAAGGGAGCTGACAAGAAGAATGTCATATGGCCCAGCGTCGAAAGCCTACATGCGTCCTGTTCACAGTACCTTTCTTAAGTTTAtggatctttatttttattttctaaagattttatttatttatttgacagagagagagtgcacgcacaagcagggggagtggcagagggagagggagaagcaggccccctgatgagcagggagccccatgcgggactcgatcccaggaccctgggatcatgacctgagccgaaggcagacgcttaacgactgagccccccaggcgcccccaagttgATGGATCTTTAGTTTAGTAATGGGAGGTGTTACAGCATAGTGGGTAGGAGCATATGGGATTCCAGtctgggctctgccacttactggctctgtgagcttgggcaaatcactgatctctctgttccttagtttcctcctcagtaaaatggaaattacaGCAGTCCTCACCTCAAATGAGATCctctatggaaagagctgagaacAGCATATGGGACTAGGTTAGTCAGTAGTGTTTTCATGTCATTGTAGGCAAGTCAGGGCTCTTTGTCTCCCATTTTTGAGTGAGGATACTGAGATTTGGAGAGAAATTCAGTGTCTCTGGAGGCAAAATTTAAATCCAGTATTCTGGCTCCCACTTGCTTATAGTCACTACGGCAGTGCCCCCgaaccccttcccaccccccacgcTTGCCTGCCTCCCTAGAAGGTGACCTTTCTCAGGGAGGACTGGGGTGCTGATCTGATCCTATTTGTGAAGTGAGCACCCCCGCCCCGTCTTCCTGCTGGGCCCTTCTCCCCCAACACGTGTCCCTATACCTACAGGATGTGTGCCCCTGTGATGGTGGAGCTGGAGGGGGAGACAGATCCCTTGCTCATCGCCATGAAAGAGCTCAAGTAAGTCGCCCAGACCGTGGTTCACTGCTGCAGAGCCCTGGGAGGCATCCCTTGGCCTCTCTGctgcacacccccacccccacatccctgGCTGGGGAGGTGTGATTCTTGTTCCTGTCGGTCCTTAGTTTGTTCAGGAGGCCCACTAcgaagaggggtgggaggggaaggtgaAGGGGGAGGGCTTTAGTGAGCCACGGTCCTCTCCTGTCTGTCGaaatctccctcttcctgctgccctTGGCTTTACCAGTATCCCTCCCcgcttcctctttctcccttaaGCCATAGGATGGCAGAGCCTTTCTGGACCCACTGTCCCACACTCAGGGATGCAggaactttctttttattgtaatttCTTGCCCACAGAGTGCCCTCATAGTCCCAAAAGGATGCTGCTAGGACTTCTCTTTCTTGGCATTGTGCACACAGTCTGTCCCATCTGCTGTAGAACTGGGGTCATCAACCCTCATATACTTGTGACTTCTCCCCGCCACAGGGCCCGAAAGATCCCCATCATCATTCGCCGCTACCTGCCAGATGGGAGCTATGAAGACTGGGGGGTAGACGAGCTCATCATCACCGACTGAGCTGGAATCATCTTCCTGCCTGTGCCTCATCCTAGTTTCTATTTTCACATTCTTTATACATGTAAATAATAAACTGTTCAACCTTTCACCCCGCTCTGCCTCCAGCTCTCTGTGATGCCCACTCGCTCCTTCCCTGTTACTGCCCCGCTGCCTGCCGTTTGCGTGGCGCTGTGACCGTCGGCACTGAGGAGCACCAGGGGCCTTACTCCTTGTGGATCCCCcgcatccctccctccatctccccgCTCACCAGCGCAAAGGCTGCTGCAGGGAGACACCTCAGCTGCCTTCCCAGCAGACAGACGAGTCTTTGTGCCCAGGGAGCTGGTTGCCACGGAAACCCCCAATTTCCTTTCCAGTGGGGACTGGCTGCAGGGGCTTCTCCCTTCTCAGGAGTATCACAGAGCAGGTCTCATCAAGCCACCCATTGTTTCCTGAGGACCTGCCTCGAGCCTCTTATCGTGGGCTCGGATCCCCTTTCAGGAGCTAGTGCCCCAGCAGGAAGCTTGGGGACGCAGTGATCTCCCGCCCTCCCCAGGCAGAGCCCTGCTGGGCAAGGAAGCAGCTGTAGCAAGGACCGAACACCTGTCCTCACTCTGTCCCCACTCCTAGGCCGCTGTCCTCCATGGTCTTCTGGTCTGCCACACCCATCCCgtctccttccccacctctgcagGATGTCCTTTCCCTTCTGTGTAGGGCCCGTGCCCCTCCAAGGCCTTGACTGGGATGATGGTGGGCAGGGAAACAGGGCTCCCGGGTTCCAGGTGTGACATGAAGTCGAGACTGGCGCTTCCTCTGCCCTAGGTTCTGGGTCCTGCTCTCTTCACCCTGCTTTACCCAACCCTCAGTAAGACCAATCCcattgcttcctccctcccttgaggggacagggagagggtgTATATTGATACCAACAGAGATAGAGGCAAAGTTGGCTCCCTGAATATTCCAGCCTTGACCTCCATTCTGCTGCCGGCTTCCcttccaggaagaagaggagtGGGCTTGCCTGACCTCTGCAAGAGGCAGGGCCTCTGGGGTGGGTGCACCATGGACAGTGGGAGTGACAAGTGTCCCCAGGAGTGGGAGGGGTGTCTGCAGCTCTGGAGAAGGGTTAATCCAGGGAGCAGTGGACTCtgcacccccttcctccctcctccaagcCTGTGGAGTCCTTTAATCAAGTAGGGTGCTGAAATTCCAGCTCTGAAATGCCGCCTTTGTGCTGGCGTCCAGGCGGCCGCCCCGGAGTGCGGGGTCACTTTCTCGGCCCCGATTCTCTAAATGGTCTCTTTGTTCCTGCTGGGCCGCTCAGTATCAGATGTGATTAAAGGGAGATGGGGTTTGGGcgggggaagagagaaggggctGAGAGAGGGAGTAGGGGGTTAACCCTTAGGGGATAGGGTgtgggggagatggagaaaggggtggctttcctcccatctctcccttcccatcCTGCTCCTCTTTCATGGAGTCAGTCCCTTGCTGCTCAGCTGGCTAGGCCTGGGCACAGCCTCTTTAATCCTTTCCAGAAACACCTGGCCCCATCTCTCCACACATGGAACCACTGCCTTACTGAGGCCCAAGCACATCCAGAACCTT from Halichoerus grypus chromosome 6, mHalGry1.hap1.1, whole genome shotgun sequence harbors:
- the POLR2F gene encoding DNA-directed RNA polymerases I, II, and III subunit RPABC2 isoform X13, with translation MSDNEDNFDGDDFDDVEEDEGLGDLENAEEEGQENVEILPSGERPQANQKRITTPYMTKYERARVLGTRALQIAETQAEEMNPHPKHLISWCEKWWVSGGMGALSRE
- the POLR2F gene encoding DNA-directed RNA polymerases I, II, and III subunit RPABC2 isoform X11, which encodes MSDNEDNFDGDDFDDVEEDEGLGDLENAEEEGQENVEILPSGERPQANQKRITTPYMTKYERARVLGTRALQIAMCAPVMVELEGETDPLLIAMKELKARKIPIIIRRYLPDGSYEDWGVDELIITD